One region of Fervidobacterium sp. genomic DNA includes:
- the yihA gene encoding ribosome biogenesis GTP-binding protein YihA/YsxC has protein sequence MRSPIKIENVVLEKVIAKTDDKFPPPLKGEFAFVGRSNVGKSSLLNALVGKKVAFVSKNPGKTRTLNYFLINNSFYFVDLPGYGYARTSKADREAWRKIIERYFNERSWNMKSLFTLIDSRHELMELDEQLLEWVQIVGLKPVVVLTKVDKLASSEKTKQIEYFKKILSQYGVDVIIPCSSNTKEGLDKIWNVIVEKLNNEI, from the coding sequence ATGCGAAGTCCGATAAAGATAGAAAACGTCGTGCTCGAAAAAGTGATAGCCAAGACCGATGATAAGTTTCCACCTCCTTTAAAAGGGGAATTTGCGTTTGTTGGTCGTTCAAACGTTGGTAAGTCAAGTCTTCTAAATGCACTTGTTGGGAAAAAAGTTGCCTTTGTTAGTAAGAACCCCGGAAAAACAAGGACTCTAAATTATTTTTTGATAAACAACAGCTTCTATTTTGTCGATTTGCCTGGATATGGTTATGCGCGAACCTCTAAAGCAGACAGAGAAGCTTGGCGAAAGATAATCGAAAGATATTTTAACGAGCGTTCATGGAATATGAAAAGTCTTTTTACCCTCATAGATTCAAGGCATGAGCTTATGGAATTAGATGAACAATTGCTCGAATGGGTACAGATTGTTGGTTTAAAACCTGTTGTAGTACTGACAAAAGTTGATAAATTGGCATCTTCAGAAAAAACAAAACAAATAGAATATTTCAAAAAAATCCTTTCACAGTATGGTGTTGACGTTATTATTCCATGTTCTTCTAACACTAAGGAAGGATTAGACAAGATATGGAATGTTATTGTTGAAAAACTCAATAATGAAATATAA
- the rbfA gene encoding 30S ribosome-binding factor RbfA: MKQEYKLKMLESELRKVLAEALMEMKDPYIEPIRSLITISRVEVSKDKRYADIYVSVFGDDKKRTEIVAYLEGKKGYFRTYVAKNIRMYIAPELRFKEDKGIEATVKIGKLLDSIKEMGKDTDNK, from the coding sequence ATGAAACAAGAGTACAAACTTAAGATGTTGGAGTCAGAATTGAGAAAAGTACTAGCGGAAGCTTTAATGGAAATGAAAGATCCATACATAGAACCAATAAGGTCTTTGATCACAATTTCAAGAGTAGAAGTTTCCAAGGATAAAAGATACGCCGATATTTACGTGAGTGTTTTTGGCGATGATAAGAAAAGAACAGAAATTGTTGCTTACCTTGAGGGAAAAAAAGGATATTTTAGAACATACGTGGCAAAAAATATACGAATGTACATAGCACCCGAATTGCGTTTCAAAGAAGACAAAGGTATTGAAGCAACTGTAAAAATCGGAAAATTATTAGATTCTATTAAAGAAATGGGAAAAGACACCGATAATAAATAA
- a CDS encoding HDOD domain-containing protein has product MIRELISSITEIPTPDIVVQQIISTASNPNTSAKELEKVISMDVGLSTKILKLVNSAYYGLPRKITKLSEAVVIVGFKTVRNLALSVFTYSALHSKTTFIDHDRLWSHFMATAIFSEQIAKDVGFMNREEVFLAGMMHDVGKLALDLILPAYIFELANVSKKMERPMFIIEYENNFENHMEIGEELLRHWKFPEEYVTVAGLHEKPSLNPNSPYIEMICIVHLANVFSNILLPETSLSYGEPYLDPLIFNVLGIKPSRLETMYKEMKQILSKSKDIVFGGVEDETRVQT; this is encoded by the coding sequence ATGATTAGAGAACTAATCTCTTCCATTACAGAGATTCCCACACCAGATATTGTTGTTCAACAAATTATATCTACTGCATCTAACCCGAACACGAGTGCAAAGGAACTTGAAAAGGTAATCTCAATGGACGTTGGACTCTCGACGAAAATACTAAAACTGGTTAACTCAGCATATTATGGCCTGCCAAGAAAGATAACGAAATTAAGTGAAGCAGTTGTGATAGTTGGTTTTAAAACTGTTAGAAATCTGGCGTTAAGTGTTTTTACTTATTCCGCTCTCCATTCGAAAACAACTTTTATTGATCACGACAGACTCTGGTCACATTTTATGGCAACGGCTATATTTTCAGAACAAATTGCAAAAGATGTAGGATTCATGAATCGTGAAGAAGTCTTTTTAGCTGGGATGATGCATGATGTTGGTAAACTTGCTTTGGATCTTATCCTTCCCGCTTATATATTTGAACTTGCAAACGTTAGCAAGAAAATGGAAAGACCGATGTTTATAATAGAATACGAAAATAATTTTGAAAACCATATGGAGATTGGTGAGGAATTACTACGACATTGGAAATTTCCCGAAGAATATGTTACCGTTGCAGGACTGCACGAAAAGCCGTCGCTTAATCCTAATTCACCTTATATTGAAATGATTTGTATTGTGCATTTAGCAAACGTATTTTCAAACATATTGTTACCCGAAACTTCTTTATCTTACGGTGAACCATATCTTGATCCTTTGATTTTCAACGTGCTTGGAATAAAACCGTCAAGACTTGAAACCATGTATAAAGAAATGAAACAAATTTTGTCTAAATCGAAAGATATAGTATTTGGAGGTGTTGAAGATGAAACAAGAGTACAAACTTAA
- the lon gene encoding endopeptidase La, translated as MANNENVPKKKFSRLEKEARKSREEKISIPNELPAIAMRSNMVIFPNTVVPFYVGREISLMALEEAMEKTNQLLFVVNQKDPAIENPTEKDLYKIGTIVRIIQIGKLPDETFKVLVEGITRAKWIKNVGEKFFKFEIEILRARYGKSKRLIALMRMVKEELHKYVQYSRKIPPETLMLLEDVDNPDVFADIAASLCPGSIEEKQELLEVVHPASRLEKILDILARETELLEIEQQLDQKVKERIEKTQREYYLREKLRVIRDELGGEEDVEIKEIKEKISKGNYPDFVREKAHAELNRLEKMSPYAPEATVVRTYLDWILNLPWYEKTEDTEDIQFAEKVLEEDHYGLEEPKRRILEYLATRKLSDKAKAPIVCFVGPPGVGKTSLARSIARAMNRKFGRMSLGGLRDEAEIRGHRRTYVGALPGRIIQLVRKLGVKNPVILLDEIDKMGISFQGDPASALLEVLDPEQNKEFVDHYIELPFDLSEVLFITTANVLYTIPPALRDRMEVIDISSYTDVEKFHIAKNYIIPKIASEFVDQKEKIFTFKDNAIKKIINEYTMEPGVRELERELRSVVRKATLEFVKSGKTVVITAEKVREYLGAGKIKEEDKIEKPMVGVATGLAWTPNGGTTLYIESSLIPGNGSLIITGQLGDVMKESVRIALSLVRKLVGDSYAEKFSKNDIHVHVPEGAVPKDGPSAGITITTALISVVKDIPVRNDVAMTGEITLRGRVLPVGGIKEKVIAAYRKGIYNVILPKKNDADLEKVPKEVKEKMNFIFVESIEDVLEVALDAKSDKDRKRRARKSDSQDR; from the coding sequence TTGGCAAATAATGAAAATGTGCCTAAGAAAAAATTCTCACGGTTAGAAAAAGAGGCTAGAAAAAGTAGGGAAGAGAAGATCTCTATCCCGAATGAATTGCCTGCTATAGCAATGAGAAGTAATATGGTTATATTTCCAAATACAGTTGTACCATTTTACGTTGGTCGCGAAATATCACTTATGGCTCTTGAAGAAGCTATGGAAAAAACAAATCAACTTTTATTTGTCGTTAATCAAAAAGATCCAGCTATAGAAAATCCGACGGAAAAGGATCTTTACAAAATAGGTACAATTGTGAGAATCATACAAATTGGGAAATTGCCGGATGAAACTTTTAAGGTTCTCGTCGAAGGAATAACACGCGCAAAATGGATTAAGAATGTTGGAGAAAAGTTTTTCAAGTTTGAAATCGAGATTTTAAGAGCACGATATGGAAAGTCTAAAAGATTGATCGCCTTAATGAGAATGGTCAAAGAAGAATTACACAAATACGTTCAATACTCGCGTAAGATTCCTCCAGAAACATTAATGTTGCTTGAAGACGTAGACAATCCAGATGTGTTTGCTGATATAGCTGCTTCTTTGTGTCCTGGTTCAATTGAAGAAAAGCAAGAACTACTTGAGGTAGTGCATCCAGCTTCAAGACTTGAAAAGATTCTTGACATACTTGCTCGTGAAACTGAATTACTTGAAATTGAACAACAACTTGATCAAAAAGTTAAAGAACGAATAGAGAAAACACAAAGAGAATATTATTTAAGGGAAAAATTAAGGGTTATACGTGACGAGCTTGGTGGAGAAGAGGATGTTGAAATAAAAGAGATAAAAGAAAAAATCAGCAAAGGGAATTATCCAGACTTTGTTAGAGAGAAAGCACACGCTGAGTTAAACCGTCTTGAAAAAATGTCACCATATGCACCAGAGGCAACGGTTGTAAGAACGTACTTAGATTGGATATTGAACCTACCTTGGTATGAAAAGACAGAGGATACAGAAGATATACAATTCGCAGAGAAAGTTCTTGAAGAAGATCACTATGGTTTGGAAGAGCCAAAAAGGAGGATTCTCGAGTATCTTGCAACAAGAAAATTGTCTGATAAAGCCAAAGCACCGATAGTGTGTTTTGTAGGCCCACCAGGAGTTGGTAAAACATCGCTTGCAAGGTCTATAGCAAGAGCGATGAATAGGAAATTCGGCAGGATGTCACTCGGTGGCTTAAGAGATGAAGCAGAAATAAGGGGTCACAGGCGTACGTACGTTGGTGCATTACCGGGTAGAATAATTCAACTTGTAAGAAAATTAGGCGTTAAGAATCCTGTCATTTTGCTTGATGAAATAGATAAAATGGGGATAAGTTTTCAAGGTGATCCTGCTTCTGCTTTACTTGAGGTCTTGGATCCAGAACAAAACAAAGAATTTGTGGACCATTACATAGAATTACCTTTCGATCTGTCAGAAGTATTGTTTATTACAACTGCAAATGTTTTGTACACAATTCCACCAGCATTACGTGATAGAATGGAAGTAATTGATATATCAAGTTATACGGATGTTGAAAAGTTCCACATAGCCAAGAACTACATTATACCTAAAATAGCTTCCGAGTTTGTCGATCAAAAAGAAAAGATATTTACATTTAAAGACAACGCTATAAAAAAGATTATAAATGAGTATACTATGGAACCTGGTGTACGTGAGCTTGAGAGAGAATTGAGAAGTGTTGTAAGAAAAGCAACCTTAGAGTTTGTAAAATCTGGAAAGACTGTAGTCATTACAGCGGAAAAAGTTAGAGAATATCTTGGTGCAGGTAAGATAAAGGAAGAAGACAAAATAGAAAAACCAATGGTTGGCGTGGCTACGGGTTTGGCCTGGACACCAAATGGTGGAACAACGCTTTACATAGAGTCTTCACTAATACCAGGAAATGGTAGTTTAATAATCACCGGTCAACTCGGTGATGTTATGAAAGAATCAGTAAGAATAGCACTCAGCCTCGTAAGAAAACTGGTTGGTGATAGTTATGCTGAAAAATTTTCGAAAAATGACATACACGTACATGTGCCAGAAGGAGCTGTTCCAAAAGATGGTCCCAGTGCAGGTATAACCATAACCACTGCTTTGATATCAGTTGTAAAAGACATACCTGTAAGAAATGACGTAGCGATGACCGGTGAAATAACACTAAGAGGTAGAGTATTACCGGTTGGTGGAATAAAGGAAAAAGTCATTGCTGCATACAGGAAAGGCATATACAATGTCATATTACCAAAGAAAAATGACGCTGATCTTGAGAAGGTTCCAAAGGAAGTAAAAGAAAAAATGAATTTCATTTTTGTAGAATCCATAGAAGACGTCTTGGAGGTGGCTTTAGATGCGAAGTCCGATAAAGATAGAAAACGTCGTGCTCGAAAAAGTGATAGCCAAGACCGATGA
- the argS gene encoding arginine--tRNA ligase, which translates to MIRREIESLLRSFLMETGYEYDFVVEIPEEQFGDFSTNVALVGSRYFKKSPRDVAKFFSERLTGHPMFEEITVAGPGFINFRVSKTFYRDFLDAFLRNPKEIWKFKNKGKVLLEYGSANPTGPLTVGHGRQIVIGDVLGNILSYIGYDTTKEMYLNDAGRQIKLLAKSVWVRYQQLLGHEEQIPEDGYRGEYVIDIAKTVLKEHGEEFEGVWNEEVEEIFRKYALENITKMFETTLEKIGAKFDNVYSEKSLIDDGSVKEVLDILDSKGLIYEQDGAIWFRVSDFVNESDKVLVKSDGSYTYFLTDIAYHYKKYKRGYDVAIDIFGSDHHGHLPRMEAAIKALEIPDDFVIFVLHQFVTLKRGNEVVKMSTRAGEFVTVDELLDEVGKDATRYFFAMVDVNTHLNFDLELAKSQTNENPVYYVQYAHARISSLFENARNKGIKFTLLDNIELLENPSEMRIIKLISSFDDVLERVRDKLSPHYLTDYLEQLSSAFHKFYAEYKVVDPENPELTNARLNLALGVKIVLSEGLKLLGISAPEKM; encoded by the coding sequence ATGATTAGAAGAGAAATAGAGAGCCTTTTAAGAAGCTTTTTGATGGAAACAGGATATGAATATGATTTTGTTGTTGAAATTCCCGAGGAGCAATTTGGTGATTTCTCAACAAACGTTGCGCTTGTTGGTTCAAGGTACTTTAAGAAGTCTCCAAGAGATGTTGCAAAGTTTTTCTCAGAAAGACTTACAGGGCATCCAATGTTTGAAGAAATTACAGTAGCAGGCCCTGGGTTCATAAATTTTAGGGTATCCAAAACTTTTTATCGAGACTTTCTTGATGCATTTTTAAGAAACCCAAAGGAGATTTGGAAGTTCAAAAATAAAGGTAAGGTGTTACTTGAATATGGTAGCGCTAATCCAACAGGTCCGTTGACAGTAGGACATGGAAGGCAAATAGTTATCGGAGACGTGCTTGGAAACATACTAAGTTATATCGGATATGATACGACTAAGGAAATGTATTTAAACGATGCTGGTAGACAAATAAAATTGTTAGCTAAATCTGTCTGGGTGCGTTATCAGCAATTGCTAGGTCACGAAGAACAAATTCCAGAAGATGGGTACCGTGGTGAGTACGTAATAGACATAGCAAAGACCGTTCTGAAAGAACATGGTGAGGAATTTGAGGGTGTTTGGAACGAAGAAGTAGAAGAGATTTTTAGAAAATACGCGCTTGAAAATATTACAAAGATGTTTGAAACAACCTTAGAAAAAATAGGTGCAAAATTCGATAATGTCTACAGTGAAAAGAGCTTAATAGACGATGGAAGTGTTAAGGAAGTTCTCGACATACTTGATAGTAAGGGATTGATCTACGAGCAAGACGGAGCTATTTGGTTCAGAGTTTCCGATTTTGTCAACGAAAGTGATAAAGTACTTGTAAAAAGTGATGGAAGCTATACGTACTTTTTGACTGACATAGCATACCATTACAAAAAATACAAACGGGGATATGATGTTGCAATTGACATATTTGGAAGTGATCATCATGGACATTTACCACGCATGGAAGCAGCAATAAAGGCATTGGAAATACCTGATGATTTTGTAATATTTGTATTACATCAGTTTGTAACATTGAAACGTGGAAACGAAGTTGTTAAAATGAGTACACGTGCTGGAGAATTTGTAACGGTGGATGAATTATTAGATGAAGTGGGCAAAGATGCAACACGCTATTTTTTTGCAATGGTAGATGTTAATACACATCTTAATTTTGATCTTGAGCTTGCCAAATCACAAACTAACGAAAATCCTGTTTATTATGTACAATACGCACACGCAAGAATATCAAGTTTATTTGAAAATGCCAGAAATAAAGGAATAAAATTCACATTATTAGACAATATCGAACTTCTGGAAAATCCGAGTGAAATGAGAATTATAAAACTCATTTCATCCTTTGATGATGTGCTTGAACGAGTTAGAGATAAGTTATCTCCACATTATCTTACAGATTACCTTGAGCAGTTATCCTCTGCCTTTCATAAGTTTTATGCAGAGTACAAGGTTGTCGATCCTGAAAACCCTGAGTTAACCAATGCAAGGCTCAATCTTGCACTCGGAGTGAAAATAGTACTTTCCGAAGGATTAAAATTACTTGGTATCAGCGCACCTGAAAAAATGTAA
- the tsaE gene encoding tRNA (adenosine(37)-N6)-threonylcarbamoyltransferase complex ATPase subunit type 1 TsaE, whose amino-acid sequence METSSKPFIELGLLTEDEVVGLGEKLANCLNEGDILLLSGEIGSGKTTFVRGFVKGLGCCSSIVTSPTFTLMNVYNCTKKIFHIDAYRLNGIEEAFFVLGGELESRDGIFIIEWGELIVEFFNDDTINIRFEHVDEKRRRLTLITSEDRINIIRRCI is encoded by the coding sequence GTGGAAACAAGCAGTAAACCGTTCATTGAATTGGGGCTCTTGACCGAAGATGAAGTAGTAGGTTTAGGTGAAAAGTTGGCAAATTGCTTAAATGAAGGTGATATACTTTTGTTATCTGGAGAGATTGGTTCTGGTAAGACTACTTTCGTTAGAGGATTTGTTAAGGGACTGGGTTGCTGTTCTTCAATTGTGACAAGCCCGACATTTACTTTAATGAATGTTTATAATTGCACGAAGAAAATTTTTCACATAGATGCTTACAGATTGAATGGAATTGAAGAGGCTTTCTTTGTACTCGGAGGCGAACTTGAAAGCCGAGATGGAATATTTATAATCGAATGGGGAGAATTAATAGTGGAATTTTTTAATGATGATACGATCAATATACGATTTGAACACGTTGATGAAAAACGTCGAAGATTAACATTGATAACCTCTGAAGACCGAATAAATATCATCAGGAGGTGTATATAG
- a CDS encoding HAMP domain-containing histidine kinase has product MEIQQLLSKYMLEISKVTNEETLYSAFSGILRKVIEINVLNVLRSEEVIYCEPSGEYIENELFSDYIHWVEERLYPTFLPLENGYIGLIPIFKARKSLATIVIKTNNEPTAEIIDYVQLLAYLSGITLENLRLLDFVDRAREYFESIINLSNDGILILNNVNELEFINNKARETIEKLPKVLDMILNHINMQESFFEIEESNLFFSISTKEVELLGERKILVNVRNVTSEKEVQKLKEVDKIKTNFIANISHELRTPLAAIKAYVETILNMPMSQEEIQDFLNIVYGQSLRLEELLNDLLDFSQLESHTMKIFKEPFKICEIIVDAMTTVSKMAEDKGVEIKYDCQDTTINCDKRRVEQIFVNLLTNAIKFSDPSKTEKYVNIQVSDELNNVRIIVEDNGIGIPPDKLDKIFEKFYRVDNELTYSVPGTGLGLSIVKEIVELHGGKIEVYSELGKYTKFIVILPKE; this is encoded by the coding sequence ATGGAAATTCAACAACTTCTTTCAAAGTACATGCTTGAGATATCAAAGGTCACGAATGAAGAAACGCTTTACTCAGCATTCTCAGGTATATTACGAAAAGTTATAGAAATAAATGTGCTGAATGTGTTACGTTCAGAAGAAGTAATTTATTGTGAACCTTCAGGTGAGTACATTGAAAACGAACTTTTTTCTGACTATATCCATTGGGTAGAGGAGCGATTGTATCCAACTTTCTTGCCACTTGAAAATGGATACATTGGTCTAATTCCCATCTTTAAAGCACGAAAGTCACTTGCCACAATTGTTATCAAAACAAACAACGAGCCAACTGCTGAAATTATAGATTACGTTCAACTTCTTGCGTACTTATCAGGAATAACCTTAGAAAACCTTAGGTTGCTGGATTTTGTTGATAGAGCAAGGGAATATTTTGAAAGCATCATAAACCTTTCAAACGATGGAATATTGATTTTGAACAACGTAAATGAATTGGAGTTTATTAACAACAAGGCAAGGGAAACAATAGAGAAATTGCCTAAGGTTCTTGATATGATTTTAAATCATATCAATATGCAGGAGAGTTTCTTTGAAATCGAGGAAAGCAATCTTTTCTTCAGTATATCCACAAAAGAAGTGGAGCTACTTGGTGAACGAAAGATACTGGTGAATGTAAGAAACGTCACATCTGAAAAGGAAGTCCAGAAATTAAAAGAAGTTGATAAAATAAAGACAAACTTTATTGCAAATATATCTCACGAATTAAGAACACCCCTTGCAGCCATTAAAGCTTACGTTGAAACTATACTGAACATGCCAATGTCACAGGAAGAAATACAAGATTTCTTAAATATTGTTTACGGTCAATCATTGCGTCTTGAAGAGTTGCTAAACGATCTTCTTGATTTTTCACAACTTGAATCACATACGATGAAGATATTTAAAGAACCATTTAAAATATGCGAAATTATTGTTGATGCTATGACAACGGTTTCTAAGATGGCAGAAGACAAAGGCGTAGAGATAAAATATGATTGTCAAGACACCACAATTAATTGTGACAAAAGGCGTGTAGAACAAATATTTGTAAATTTGCTAACCAATGCGATAAAATTCTCAGATCCATCAAAAACGGAAAAATACGTCAACATACAGGTAAGTGATGAACTTAACAATGTGAGAATAATAGTCGAAGACAATGGTATAGGCATTCCTCCAGATAAACTTGATAAGATCTTTGAAAAATTTTACAGGGTGGATAATGAGTTAACGTATTCTGTGCCAGGAACAGGCTTGGGTCTTTCTATTGTAAAAGAAATTGTTGAATTGCATGGTGGAAAAATAGAAGTATACTCTGAACTTGGCAAATATACTAAATTTATTGTAATTCTTCCAAAAGAATAA
- a CDS encoding flagellar protein FlaG: protein MDSVKGIKAVGNELIVTSPGKKEAESLEKTNQETFQNSNVIQNFRKTEKKVEEEIDIFKENFEKLKKLFRGEAEFKIDRETNMVVIKIKDPETGEVIRQIPPELAVKLAKNIQELLGVLMDERV, encoded by the coding sequence ATGGACAGTGTAAAAGGGATTAAAGCTGTTGGTAATGAACTTATAGTAACATCGCCGGGGAAAAAGGAAGCTGAAAGTCTCGAAAAGACAAATCAAGAAACATTCCAAAATTCCAATGTTATTCAGAATTTTAGGAAGACGGAGAAAAAAGTTGAAGAAGAAATTGACATATTTAAGGAAAACTTTGAAAAGCTGAAGAAATTATTTAGAGGAGAGGCGGAATTCAAAATAGATAGAGAAACGAACATGGTAGTTATAAAAATTAAAGACCCTGAAACAGGGGAGGTTATCAGACAGATTCCCCCGGAATTGGCCGTAAAGCTGGCTAAAAACATACAGGAACTGTTGGGGGTTCTGATGGACGAGAGGGTGTGA
- the fliD gene encoding flagellar filament capping protein FliD, protein MDLSGIANNINYRYQSPSRMQIGGAVSGLDTQSIIEKLIEVEAIPLKRLNDKYLQYNNLQKAYQKVSDKIRDFYNYLSNFSLQANLIPKNAVSSSNILTAKASAVAQEGTYNVEVLSLATNSTFTGEKLAKNFNLSSTIAEIDTRYPPVNSTVKIKVGTNETTINVNTNDTINDVVNNLQSAFSSLGASVTVTFDATTGKLNINSNKAFQISNVSGNFTFLFRLNDSSLKQIGANYVLESSGNIGAYSQFKTLANFGITDDKSLNINGKNITLKSTDTLANVISKINNTVTDLRAFYEDKSGRLVITSKTTGDNLINISGDSDLLTAIGLSNGTFTIGQTAKVNITINGYTELIESKSNTISYSGLSLELSSTGSSIVTVSVDKEKIVDKVQEFVDKWNELTDFLYKKLTENKVTGKKEDQMSEEEKLQGLLKGDSFLRRIFDKFRGFLTQSIDGKLLAQLGIESGDAGRGFMNTMKGKITLDKDKLRKFIEDNGSDAVWNFFGKVDGEKGLALQLKDYSYQLTKFNGEIDIVAGVSGRLEREKRILSKRMVTMMDYLEKKEQMLWQKYSNLESALSKLSAQGSFMAQAFSSKK, encoded by the coding sequence ATGGACCTTTCAGGAATTGCTAACAACATTAATTATCGTTATCAGTCACCTTCGAGAATGCAAATAGGTGGTGCAGTTAGTGGACTTGACACACAATCTATAATAGAAAAACTCATCGAAGTCGAGGCAATACCTCTAAAACGTTTGAATGATAAGTATCTTCAATACAATAACCTACAAAAGGCTTATCAAAAAGTCTCAGATAAGATTCGTGATTTTTATAATTATCTTAGTAATTTCTCCCTCCAAGCAAACCTTATACCGAAAAACGCTGTGTCTTCTTCTAATATATTAACTGCAAAGGCAAGTGCCGTTGCACAGGAAGGAACATACAATGTAGAAGTTCTCTCCCTTGCAACAAACAGCACCTTCACAGGAGAAAAGTTAGCTAAGAACTTCAACTTGTCAAGCACCATAGCGGAAATAGATACAAGGTACCCACCTGTAAATTCTACTGTGAAGATAAAAGTAGGTACAAATGAAACTACTATAAATGTTAATACAAACGATACAATAAATGATGTTGTGAATAACTTGCAAAGTGCATTTTCTTCGCTTGGTGCAAGTGTAACAGTAACGTTTGATGCAACTACAGGAAAATTGAACATAAATTCAAATAAAGCTTTTCAAATCTCCAATGTTAGTGGAAACTTTACATTCCTTTTTAGGTTAAACGATTCCTCGTTAAAACAAATAGGAGCTAATTATGTATTAGAAAGTTCAGGAAACATCGGTGCTTATTCACAATTCAAAACACTTGCAAATTTTGGAATAACAGATGATAAATCGCTGAATATAAATGGAAAAAATATAACACTTAAATCAACAGATACGTTAGCCAATGTAATTTCGAAGATAAATAATACAGTAACTGACTTAAGAGCATTTTACGAAGATAAATCAGGTAGGCTTGTGATAACGAGTAAAACGACTGGTGATAATTTGATAAATATTTCTGGAGATAGCGATTTGTTGACTGCAATCGGACTTTCGAATGGAACTTTTACAATAGGACAAACTGCTAAGGTTAACATCACAATTAACGGTTATACTGAGCTTATCGAATCAAAATCAAATACAATAAGCTACAGTGGTTTGTCACTTGAACTTTCTTCCACAGGAAGCAGTATTGTAACTGTTTCTGTTGATAAGGAAAAAATTGTTGACAAAGTTCAGGAATTTGTTGATAAGTGGAATGAACTTACGGATTTTTTGTACAAGAAGCTAACTGAAAACAAAGTTACAGGTAAAAAAGAAGATCAAATGAGTGAAGAAGAGAAGCTTCAAGGGCTTTTAAAAGGCGATTCTTTCCTGAGAAGGATATTTGATAAATTCAGAGGTTTTTTAACACAAAGCATAGATGGTAAGCTGCTTGCACAACTTGGAATAGAATCTGGAGATGCTGGAAGAGGATTCATGAATACAATGAAAGGAAAAATAACTTTAGATAAAGACAAACTAAGAAAGTTCATCGAGGATAACGGTTCAGATGCTGTTTGGAATTTCTTTGGAAAAGTAGACGGTGAAAAAGGATTAGCGCTACAATTAAAGGATTACAGCTATCAACTTACAAAATTCAATGGAGAAATCGATATTGTTGCTGGTGTATCAGGTCGGCTCGAACGTGAAAAAAGGATCTTATCAAAGCGAATGGTCACAATGATGGATTATTTGGAAAAAAAGGAACAGATGCTCTGGCAAAAATATTCGAATCTTGAAAGCGCACTTTCAAAGCTATCAGCTCAAGGAAGTTTCATGGCACAAGCTTTTTCTTCAAAGAAGTAA
- the nth gene encoding endonuclease III, whose product MKETDCSDVNKQAIMIIKSFPRIHSQKDPFKVLIATILSQRSKDENTEVAAKQLFEKYKDMSEIAKANPEDLYDLIKPAGLYKEKAQRIVLVANILLQKYKGKVPDSFEELIKLPGVGRKTANIVLYVSFDKEALAVDTHVHRISNRIGWVETKTPEQTEDELKKILAPSLWGPINGSMVEFGKKVCKPVSPKCEKCFLTDCCRYFKSSKLSNNITSLKKKLVP is encoded by the coding sequence ATGAAAGAGACTGATTGTAGCGATGTTAACAAGCAAGCTATCATGATAATTAAATCATTTCCACGAATCCACTCACAAAAAGATCCATTCAAAGTACTTATAGCTACTATTTTGAGTCAAAGAAGCAAGGATGAAAACACAGAAGTTGCTGCGAAGCAACTTTTTGAAAAATACAAAGATATGTCCGAAATAGCCAAAGCCAATCCAGAAGATTTGTATGATCTAATAAAGCCAGCAGGTTTATACAAGGAAAAAGCACAAAGGATTGTACTTGTCGCAAACATACTGCTGCAAAAATACAAAGGAAAGGTTCCGGATAGTTTTGAAGAGCTTATTAAGCTACCAGGTGTAGGTAGAAAGACAGCTAATATAGTCCTTTATGTTAGTTTTGACAAAGAAGCTTTAGCTGTTGATACACATGTACACAGAATTTCCAACAGAATTGGCTGGGTAGAGACAAAAACACCTGAGCAAACCGAAGACGAATTAAAAAAAATTTTGGCCCCATCTTTGTGGGGACCTATCAACGGTTCAATGGTTGAATTTGGGAAAAAAGTATGCAAACCTGTTTCTCCAAAGTGTGAAAAATGTTTCTTAACTGATTGTTGTCGATACTTTAAATCATCCAAACTGAGCAATAATATTACTTCTTTGAAGAAAAAGCTTGTGCCATGA